In Canis lupus dingo isolate Sandy chromosome 25, ASM325472v2, whole genome shotgun sequence, one genomic interval encodes:
- the SMAD9 gene encoding mothers against decapentaplegic homolog 9 isoform X3, with translation MHSSTPISSLFSFTSPAVKRLLGWKQGDEEEKWAEKAVDSLVKKLKKKKGAMDELERALSCPGQPSKCVTIPRSLDGRLQVSHRKGLPHVIYCRVWRWPDLQSHHELKPLECCEFPFGSKQKEVCINPYHYRRVETPDFRPVCYEEPQHWCSVAYYELNNRVGETFQASSRSVLIDGFTDPSNNRNRFCLGLLSNVNRNSTIENTRRHIGKGVHLYYVGGEVYAECVSDSSIFVQSRNCNYQHGFHPATVCKIPSGCSLKIFNNQLFAQLLAQSVHHGFEVVYELTKMCTIRMSFVKGWGAEYHRQDVTSTPCWIEIHLHGPLQWLDKVLTQMGSPHNPISSVS, from the exons ATGCACTCCAGCACCCCCATcagctccctcttctccttcaccAGCCCAGCAGTGAAGAGACTGCTAGGCTGGAAGCAGGGAGATGAAGAGGAAAAGTGGGCAGAGAAGGCGGTAGACTCTTTAgtgaaaaagttaaagaaaaagaaaggagccaTGGATGAACTGGAGAGGGCCCTCAGCTGTCCCGGGCAGCCCAGTAAATGTGTGACAATTCCCCGGTCCCTGGACGGGCGGCTTCAGGTGTCCCACCGCAAGGGTTTGCCCCATGTCATTTACTGCCGAGTGTGGCGCTGGCCTGATCTCCAGTCTCACCATGAGCTGAAGCCACTGGAATGCTGTGAGTTCCCTTTCGGCTCCAAGCAGAAAGAGGTGTGCATTAACCCCTATCACTACCGGCGGGTGGAGACTCCAG ACTTTCGACCAGTTTGCTATGAGGAACCTCAGCACTGGTGCTCGGTTGCCTACTATGAACTGAACAACCGAGTTGGGGAGACGTTCCAGGCATCCTCCCGAAGTGTGCTTATAGATGGATTCACAGACCCTTCAAATAACAGGAACAGATTCTGCCTTGGACTTCTTTCTAACGTAAACAGAAACTCAACAATAGAAAACACCAGGAGACACATAGGAAAGg GTGTGCATTTGTACTACGTTGGGGGAGAGGTGTACGCCGAGTGTGTGAGTGACAGCAGCATCTTTGTGCAGAGCCGGAACTGCAACTATCAGCATGGCTTCCACCCAGCCACTGTGTGCAAGATCCCCAGTGGCTGCAGTCTGAAGATCTTCAACAACCAGCTCTTCGCACAGCTGCTCGCTCAGTCAGTTCACCACGGATTCGAAGTCGTGTATGAGTTAACCAAGATGTGCACTATCCGCATGAGCTTTGTTAAG gGCTGGGGAGCGGAGTATCATCGCCAGGATGTCACAAGCACCCCCTGCTGGATTGAGATTCATCTTCACGGACCACTGCAGTGGTTGGACAAAGTTCTCACTCAGATGGGTTCTCCACATAACCCGATTTCTTCAGTGTCTTAA
- the SMAD9 gene encoding mothers against decapentaplegic homolog 9 isoform X1 — protein sequence MHSSTPISSLFSFTSPAVKRLLGWKQGDEEEKWAEKAVDSLVKKLKKKKGAMDELERALSCPGQPSKCVTIPRSLDGRLQVSHRKGLPHVIYCRVWRWPDLQSHHELKPLECCEFPFGSKQKEVCINPYHYRRVETPVLPPVLVPRHSEYNPQLSLLAKFRSTSLHSEPLMPHNATYPDSFQQPPCSAFPPSPGPGHVFSQSPCTAGYPHSPGSPSEPESPYQHSVDTPPLPYHATGAPGTQNGQPVDATTDSHLVLSVSKRDFRPVCYEEPQHWCSVAYYELNNRVGETFQASSRSVLIDGFTDPSNNRNRFCLGLLSNVNRNSTIENTRRHIGKGVHLYYVGGEVYAECVSDSSIFVQSRNCNYQHGFHPATVCKIPSGCSLKIFNNQLFAQLLAQSVHHGFEVVYELTKMCTIRMSFVKGWGAEYHRQDVTSTPCWIEIHLHGPLQWLDKVLTQMGSPHNPISSVS from the exons ATGCACTCCAGCACCCCCATcagctccctcttctccttcaccAGCCCAGCAGTGAAGAGACTGCTAGGCTGGAAGCAGGGAGATGAAGAGGAAAAGTGGGCAGAGAAGGCGGTAGACTCTTTAgtgaaaaagttaaagaaaaagaaaggagccaTGGATGAACTGGAGAGGGCCCTCAGCTGTCCCGGGCAGCCCAGTAAATGTGTGACAATTCCCCGGTCCCTGGACGGGCGGCTTCAGGTGTCCCACCGCAAGGGTTTGCCCCATGTCATTTACTGCCGAGTGTGGCGCTGGCCTGATCTCCAGTCTCACCATGAGCTGAAGCCACTGGAATGCTGTGAGTTCCCTTTCGGCTCCAAGCAGAAAGAGGTGTGCATTAACCCCTATCACTACCGGCGGGTGGAGACTCCAG TGCTGCCGCCTGTACTCGTGCCAAGGCACAGTGAATATAACCCCCAGCTCAGCCTGCTAGCCAAGTTCCGCAGCACCTCCCTCCACAGTGAGCCTCTCATGCCGCACAACGCCACCTATCCTGACTCTTTCCAGCAGCCTCCGTGCAGTGCGTTCCCTCCCTCGCCGGGGCCCGGGCACGTGTTCTCACAGTCCCCATGCACTGCTGGCTACCCTCACTCCCCAGGAAGCCCCTCCGAGCCAGAGAGCCCCTATCAACACTCAG TTGACACACCACCCCTGCCTTATCATGCCACAGGAGCCCCAGGGACCCAGAATGGCCAGCCAGTAGATGCCACAACTGATAGTCATTTAGTGCTGTCAGTGTCTAAAAGAG ACTTTCGACCAGTTTGCTATGAGGAACCTCAGCACTGGTGCTCGGTTGCCTACTATGAACTGAACAACCGAGTTGGGGAGACGTTCCAGGCATCCTCCCGAAGTGTGCTTATAGATGGATTCACAGACCCTTCAAATAACAGGAACAGATTCTGCCTTGGACTTCTTTCTAACGTAAACAGAAACTCAACAATAGAAAACACCAGGAGACACATAGGAAAGg GTGTGCATTTGTACTACGTTGGGGGAGAGGTGTACGCCGAGTGTGTGAGTGACAGCAGCATCTTTGTGCAGAGCCGGAACTGCAACTATCAGCATGGCTTCCACCCAGCCACTGTGTGCAAGATCCCCAGTGGCTGCAGTCTGAAGATCTTCAACAACCAGCTCTTCGCACAGCTGCTCGCTCAGTCAGTTCACCACGGATTCGAAGTCGTGTATGAGTTAACCAAGATGTGCACTATCCGCATGAGCTTTGTTAAG gGCTGGGGAGCGGAGTATCATCGCCAGGATGTCACAAGCACCCCCTGCTGGATTGAGATTCATCTTCACGGACCACTGCAGTGGTTGGACAAAGTTCTCACTCAGATGGGTTCTCCACATAACCCGATTTCTTCAGTGTCTTAA
- the SMAD9 gene encoding mothers against decapentaplegic homolog 9 isoform X2, with translation MHSSTPISSLFSFTSPAVKRLLGWKQGDEEEKWAEKAVDSLVKKLKKKKGAMDELERALSCPGQPSKCVTIPRSLDGRLQVSHRKGLPHVIYCRVWRWPDLQSHHELKPLECCEFPFGSKQKEVCINPYHYRRVETPVLPPVLVPRHSEYNPQLSLLAKFRSTSLHSEPLMPHNATYPDSFQQPPCSAFPPSPGPGHVFSQSPCTAGYPHSPGSPSEPESPYQHSDFRPVCYEEPQHWCSVAYYELNNRVGETFQASSRSVLIDGFTDPSNNRNRFCLGLLSNVNRNSTIENTRRHIGKGVHLYYVGGEVYAECVSDSSIFVQSRNCNYQHGFHPATVCKIPSGCSLKIFNNQLFAQLLAQSVHHGFEVVYELTKMCTIRMSFVKGWGAEYHRQDVTSTPCWIEIHLHGPLQWLDKVLTQMGSPHNPISSVS, from the exons ATGCACTCCAGCACCCCCATcagctccctcttctccttcaccAGCCCAGCAGTGAAGAGACTGCTAGGCTGGAAGCAGGGAGATGAAGAGGAAAAGTGGGCAGAGAAGGCGGTAGACTCTTTAgtgaaaaagttaaagaaaaagaaaggagccaTGGATGAACTGGAGAGGGCCCTCAGCTGTCCCGGGCAGCCCAGTAAATGTGTGACAATTCCCCGGTCCCTGGACGGGCGGCTTCAGGTGTCCCACCGCAAGGGTTTGCCCCATGTCATTTACTGCCGAGTGTGGCGCTGGCCTGATCTCCAGTCTCACCATGAGCTGAAGCCACTGGAATGCTGTGAGTTCCCTTTCGGCTCCAAGCAGAAAGAGGTGTGCATTAACCCCTATCACTACCGGCGGGTGGAGACTCCAG TGCTGCCGCCTGTACTCGTGCCAAGGCACAGTGAATATAACCCCCAGCTCAGCCTGCTAGCCAAGTTCCGCAGCACCTCCCTCCACAGTGAGCCTCTCATGCCGCACAACGCCACCTATCCTGACTCTTTCCAGCAGCCTCCGTGCAGTGCGTTCCCTCCCTCGCCGGGGCCCGGGCACGTGTTCTCACAGTCCCCATGCACTGCTGGCTACCCTCACTCCCCAGGAAGCCCCTCCGAGCCAGAGAGCCCCTATCAACACTCAG ACTTTCGACCAGTTTGCTATGAGGAACCTCAGCACTGGTGCTCGGTTGCCTACTATGAACTGAACAACCGAGTTGGGGAGACGTTCCAGGCATCCTCCCGAAGTGTGCTTATAGATGGATTCACAGACCCTTCAAATAACAGGAACAGATTCTGCCTTGGACTTCTTTCTAACGTAAACAGAAACTCAACAATAGAAAACACCAGGAGACACATAGGAAAGg GTGTGCATTTGTACTACGTTGGGGGAGAGGTGTACGCCGAGTGTGTGAGTGACAGCAGCATCTTTGTGCAGAGCCGGAACTGCAACTATCAGCATGGCTTCCACCCAGCCACTGTGTGCAAGATCCCCAGTGGCTGCAGTCTGAAGATCTTCAACAACCAGCTCTTCGCACAGCTGCTCGCTCAGTCAGTTCACCACGGATTCGAAGTCGTGTATGAGTTAACCAAGATGTGCACTATCCGCATGAGCTTTGTTAAG gGCTGGGGAGCGGAGTATCATCGCCAGGATGTCACAAGCACCCCCTGCTGGATTGAGATTCATCTTCACGGACCACTGCAGTGGTTGGACAAAGTTCTCACTCAGATGGGTTCTCCACATAACCCGATTTCTTCAGTGTCTTAA